One region of Mangifera indica cultivar Alphonso chromosome 3, CATAS_Mindica_2.1, whole genome shotgun sequence genomic DNA includes:
- the LOC123212581 gene encoding uncharacterized protein LOC123212581, producing the protein MTLKLVLMEPFPLYFGHYSTPNKLLSICHNHHVFNKYQIHYCHLKNPRRRKPFLLNINGDKRRLSSITAASTAGGGGGGGGGGVPLPPLDLTEDNVRLVMAEARVELAQLFDTSVGITGVAELAELDGPFVKISLRGRFWHQRSTVVARLGNYLKQRIPEILEVDIEDEKQLDDSPENF; encoded by the exons ATGACTTTAAAATTGGTGTTGATGGAGCCATTCCCTCTCTATTTTGGCCATTATTCTACGCCCAACAAACTCTTATCAATCTGCCATAACCATCATGTCTTTAACAAATATCAAATCCATTACTGCCACCTAAAAAATCCCAGAAGGAGGAAGCCATTCTTGTTGAACATAAATGGCGATAAAAGGAGATTATCATCAATAACAGCTGCTTCAACAgcaggaggaggaggaggaggaggaggaggaggagttCCACTTCCACCACTGGATTTGACAGAAGATAACGTTAGACTAGTCATGGCCGAAGCTCGCGTTGAG CTCGCACAGCTCTTTGACACTTCTGTTGGCATAACAG gAGTGGCTGAACTAGCTGAATTGGATGGACCATTTGTGAAGATTAGTCTGAGGGGTCGGTTTTGGCACCAACGTTCCACTGTTGTTGCCAGACTTGGCAATTATTTGAAGCAGAGAATTCCA GAAATCTTGGAGGTAGACATTGAAGATGAGAAACAACTGGATGACAGTCCAGAAAACTTTTAA